The proteins below are encoded in one region of Rana temporaria chromosome 2, aRanTem1.1, whole genome shotgun sequence:
- the LOC120929396 gene encoding olfactory receptor 1019-like, with protein sequence MLAPRHMAPGNLSSVTEFIFMGITSDQTLPHFLFLLFLLIYLITVFGNTAIILIIIMINDLHNPMYFFLSNLSFSDLCFCSAVTPKMLYDLLSEKKLITFVGCLLQLFFFAFFATTEGYLLSTMAYDRFVAICHPLLYVVIMNRRTRLVLITVVYFGGLVTAGIHTSSTFSLSFCGSNVINHYYCDINPLMSLSCSDTYINKTVVFSIVATLGLFSAAVTLTSYVYIFFTIMNIRSIEGRHKAFSTCSSHLSCVALFYGTVFFMYLRPASSYSVTQEKVVSIFYTMVIPMMNPIIYSLRNREVKDAVTHYIKKLL encoded by the exons ATGTTGGCACCCCGCCA TATGGCCCCGGGTAACCTGTCCAGTGTAACTGAATTCATATTCATGGGTATCACCAGTGATCAAACGTTGCcacattttcttttccttctgTTCTTGCTCATATATCTTATTACTGTTTTTGGAAACACTGCCATCATATTAATTATAATAATGATTAATGACTTGCACAAcccaatgtatttctttcttaGCAATTTGTCCTTCTCAGACCTATGTTTCTGTTCTGCTGTGACTCCTAAAATGCTGTATGATTTGCTTTCTGAGAAGAAGCTCATCACTTTTGTTGGCTGTTTGCTACAACTATTTTTCTTTGCTTTCTTTGCAACCACAGAAGGCTATTTATTATCTACCATGGCTTATGACCGCTTTGTTGCAATTTGTCATCCTCTTCTCTATGTGGTTATCATGAATAGGAGAACAAGGTTGGTCCTGATAACCGTTGTGTATTTTGGTGGACTTGTCACAGCTGGGATACACACAAGTAGCACATTTAGTTTGAGTTTTTGTGGATCAAATGTAATAAACCACTACTACTGTGACATAAACCCCCTGATGTCACTCTCCTGTTCTGATACGTATATAAACAAAACAGTCGTATTTAGTATAGTTGCCACTCTAGGTCTGTTTTCGGCCGCAGTTACCTTAACCTCCtatgtctacatatttttcaccaTAATGAACATCCGCTCAATAGAGGGAAGACACAAAGCATTTTCTACATGTAGCTCCCATCTGTCCTGTGTTGCCTTGTTTTATGGAACTGTTTTTTTCATGTATCTACGTCCAGCTTCCAGCTATTCTGTTACCCAAGAAAAAGTGGTGTCAATCTTTTACACTATGGTTATCCCAATGATGAACCCCATCATCTATAGCTTGCGAAACAGAGAAGTGAAagatgctgtgactcattatatTAAAAAACTATTATAA